The Diprion similis isolate iyDipSimi1 chromosome 11, iyDipSimi1.1, whole genome shotgun sequence genome includes a region encoding these proteins:
- the LOC124412511 gene encoding protein kibra isoform X2: protein MPRRRNGEIPLPDGWDVARDFDGKVYFIDHNTRKTTWIDPRDRFTKPQTFADCIGNELPLGWEEAYDKHVGAYYINHVNQTTQLEDPRLEWRAIQEAMLREYLQTAQDVLEAKKEIYDVKQQRLCLAQDEYNHLNNALTTLGASRTSLCSSSSSLSTKYDPDLLKSDVALARSRVSRLKRELEQIRAEMNCTQRGVDTLASVEQKLNAHNGGCYNITEAQAIMTELRNIQKSLSSGEKEKAELMQSLAQLKDELTRLQLCEGSPDASTLSLPQEKLSTASQTDLSGELVPIGTRLAEMARMRLQYDEARKRIQHIQQQLADLEEKVTPGQTESDKDKLLLFQEKEQLLRELRSITPRTRTQQDMKEIQCEIRRLEQDLNNALELSNKTITDRVRLHEEKQLLLQQLRDALRSMALLEGQLKTLSASTLSVSSSSSLGSLSTTSSKGSLSSGLSFTDIYGGPQYLGPVQQERPVDMVDLHRRVERLLRGSDQNLGNLGTPSPGRSQPSLSPRSSLSSVSPPVSPLYENAPMGPPPAYEQVEQQRRQQRLLASASPLDRNQLEDKLAELRLSQQAIQEQLSANSEHSKLSPQPPVEFQSGNMSQGSGLGRPAMPLPQEPPLSPISETPPPLGTRSRASSSGTNTRSVSAAVSDESVAGDSGVFEASNRRRLSGLLGVDPLALGEMNLETAQVQIKLRYSVSDGLLHIGIERARNLAALFIPDNTQVYIKAALLPMQPPVSHMYCTKPVTDLRKPTFGETFPISVPLNKLYTKTLQVNVWCTGGESEECLGSAQVSLADFSHESPSVKWYNILSFRFMQPSTSDTTSNGSTVANKQGKHDKQESDVSMYRSTQTQNAKEESSDESTIISSQTSTLTRNQGCEELQTAVALRLEELANCLGSPEEEDEDGDSDSGSEDSDQEGIIVEFMLEDNVLEDVLEHEEDEELAEEENQTQDKETNTECIFIPEQGKQRKLSAAGVVPGAIHDDKNSIVIKRSQTFSPSAAVSRNHYICRLNRSDSDSSMPLYRRGGPFQRNSVERRSLRWRRPSSALSCKTPSKKSNHPNSTARTSLDLELDLQAQHARLTNLHDELGRLRDLKQRLEQAREKGDTDLATWLLEDHKFQNLMAQAECGKNGKSAEDKKVEKMLKKTSKEIYKLRKTKAGKGKPDIISFKEKMAFFTRVNLNVPVLPSEDLISENMTTLPLLPHRRHMSEPASSQSVGVSKTNVYSVSNNLLTSLTNNASAGSSSVSARTNNTSGAIKTNCVTNKTNSVNHIPANDSGILTTEKLSQPSLDTDSNNKQCQAGQTEVNVKSSEEASESGSGEPKRARDPPSSWSAL, encoded by the exons GCGAAGAAGGAAATCTACGATGTCAAACAGCAGAGGCTGTGCCTTGCTCAAGACGAATACAATCACCTCAACAATGCTCTTACAACCCTCGGAGCTTCTCGCACAAGTC TGTGCTCCAGCTCGAGTTCTTTGAGTACGAAGTACGACCCGGACTTACTCAAGTCCGATGTCGCCCTCGCCAGGAGTCGCGTTTCGCGGCTCAAGCGAGAACTGGAGCAAATTCGCGCAGAGATGAACTGTACCCAACGAGGAGTCGATACTCTTGCTAG CGTGGAGCAAAAGTTGAACGCGCACAACGGTGGATGTTACAACATCACGGAGGCTCAGGCCATCATGACCGAGTTGAGGAACATACAGAAATCCCTTAGCTCTGGTGAAAAGGAAAAGGCTGAGCTTATGCAGTCGTTGGCACAGCTTAAGGACGAGCTGACGAGGCTACAACTGTGCGAAGGAAGTCCTGACGCGAGCACACTGAGTCTTCCTCAGGAGAAACTAAGCACAGCATCCCAGACGGACTTGTCCGGCGAGTTGGTACCCATCGGTACTAGGCTGGCCGAGATGGCCAGGATGAGATTGCAGTACGACGAAGCGAGGAAAAGGATACAACATATCCAGCAGCAGCTTGCTGATCTTGAGGAAAAGGTGACTCCCGGTCAGACGGAAAGCGACAAGGACAAGCTGTTGTTGTTCCAGGAGAAAGAACAGCTTCTAAGGGAACTGAGGAGTATAACACCGAGGACAAGAACTCAGCAGGACATGAAGGAGATACAGTGCGAAATAAGGAGGCTGGAACAGGACCTGAACAACGCGCTTGAGTTGTCCAACAAAACTATCACGGACAGAGTACGACTCCACGAGGAAAAACAGCTGCTGCTACAGCAGCTCAGAGATGCTCTGAGGTCCATGGCTCTGTTGGAGGGTCAGCTTAAGACCCTCAGTGCCAGCACCTTGTCCGTAAGCAGTAGCTCAAGTTTGGGCAGTCTCAGCACGACGAGCAGCAAAGGTTCACTTAGCTCTGGTCTAAGTTTCACCGACATTTACGGAGGCCCGCAATATCTCGGACCTGTTCAACAGGAGAGGCCGGTGGACATGGTCGATCTTCACAGACGAGTCGAGAGACTGCTCAGGGGTTCGGATCAGAACTTGGGCAACCTCGGAACACCATCCCCTGGAAGGTCTCAGCCAAGTCTATCGCCAAGGTCCAGTTTGTCCAGTGTTAGTCCGCCGGTGTCGCCTCTCTACGAGAATGCACCCATGGGTCCACCACCTGCGTACGAACAGGTAGAACAGCAGAGGAGGCAGCAGAGGCTTCTCGCCTCGGCTTCGCCCCTGGATCGTAATCAACTGGAAGACAAACTGGCTGAGCTCAGGCTGAGCCAGCAAGCGATTCAGGAACAGTTGTCGGCGAATTCCGAGCACTCGAAACTCAGCCCGCAACCGCCGGTAGAATTTCAGTCCGGGAACATGTCGCAGGGGAGCGGATTGGGCAGGCCGGCAATGCCTTTGCCGCAGGAACCGCCGTTGTCACCTATTAGTGAAACACCTCCGCCACTCGGAACTAGGTCTAGGGCGAGCAGTTCTGGCACTAATACTAGATCCGTGTCGGCGGCGGTTTCCGACGAAAGTGTCGCCGGGGACTCTGGTGTTTTTGAAGCCTCGAACAGGAGACGATTGTCCGGATTACTTGGCGTTGATCCGCTTGCTCTTGGAGAAATGAACCTGGAGACGGCGCAGGTTCAAATCAAGCTaag GTATTCAGTAAGCGACGGATTGCTGCACATTGGAATAGAACGTGCAAGAAACTTGGCTGCGCTATTTATTCCTGACAACACGCAAgt ATATATTAAAGCAGCCTTACTCCCGATGCAACCTCCAGTCAGTCATATGTACTGCACAAAGCCTGTAACAGACTTGCGAAAACCTACATTTGGAGAAACATTCCCCATATCTGTACCGCTTAACAAATTATACACAAAAACCTTGCAAGTCAATGTTTGGTGCACTGGTGGTGAATCTGAGGAGTGCTTG ggTTCAGCCCAAGTCTCGCTGGCAGACTTCAGTCATGAATCACCGAGCGTCAAGTGGTACAACATCCTCTCCTTCCGCTTTATGCAGCCATCTACATCCGATACGACAAGTAACGGTAGTACAGTCGCTAACAAGCAGGGTAAACATGACAAACAAGAGTCAGATGTTTCAATGTACAGAAGTACTCAAACCCAAAATGCAAAGGAGGAAAGTAGCGACGAGAGTACCATAATAAGTTCCCAAACTTCTACCTTAACACGGAATCAGGGATGCGAAGAATTGCAAACAGCCGTGGCCCTACGTCTTGAAGAATTGGCCAACTGCCTTGGAAGTCCCGAGGAGGAAGATGAAGATGGGGATAGCGATAGCGGAAGTGAAGATAGTGACCAGGAGGGAATTATTGTAGAGTTTATGTTAGAGGACAACGTTCTAGAAGATGTGTTGGAGCATGAG GAGGACGAAGAACTTGCGGAAGAAGAGAATCAAACACAGGACAAGGAAACGAACACAGAGTGTATTTTCATTCCCGAACAAGGAAAGCAACGAAAACTGTCAGCCGCAGGTGTTGTTCCTGGAGCTATTCATGATGATAAGAATTCCATTGTCATTAAACGAAGCCAAACTTTCTCTCCCAGCGCAGCTGTCAGCAGAAATCATTACATTTGCAGG TTGAACCGCAGTGACAGTGACAGCAGTATGCCACTTTATAGGCGCGGTGGTCCTTTCCAGCGGAACTCGGTTGAGAGACGTTCTTTGCGTTGGCGACGACCGTCTTCTGCCTTGAGCTGTAAAACACcttcgaaaaaatcaaatcatccTAATTCAACAGCAAGAACTTCTCTGGATCTTGAATTAGACCTACAAGCACAGCACGCAAGGCTGACCAATTTGCATGACGAATTGGGTAGATTAAGGGATTTAAAACAGAGGCTTGAACAGGCCAGAGAAAAGGGGGACACGGATCTTGCTACGTGGCTGTTGGAAGatcacaaatttcaaaatctcatGGCACAAGCTGAGTGCGGGAAGAACGGGAAAAGTGCCGAGGATaaaaaggtggaaaaaatgttgaagaagACGTCTAAGGAAATATATAAGTTGCGAAAAACTAAAGCTGGCAAGGGAAAACCAGATATTATTTCCTTCAA GGAAAAAATGGCATTCTTTACACGCGTTAACCTGAATGTACCGGTGCTACCTTCGGAGGATTTGATATCTGAGAATATGACAACCCTGCCGTTACTTCCGCATAGAAGACATATGTCGGAACCAGCGAGCAGCCAATCTGTTGGAGTTTCTAAAACCAATGTTTATAGTGTGTCAAATAATCTATTGACTAGTTTAACAAATAACGCGTCAGCTGGTTCTTCAAGTGTCAGCGCAAGAACAAATAATACTAGTGGtgcgattaaaacaaattgtgttacaaacaaaacaaatagTGTAAATCATATTCCCGCAAATGACTCTGGAATCTTGACGACGGAAAAATTGAGTCAACCCAGCCTAGATACGGACAGTAACAATAAACAGTGTCAGGCTGGTCAGACCGAAGTTAATGTAAAATCGTCGGAAGAAGCGTCGGAGAGTGGTAGCGGAGAACCTAAAAG GGCACGTGACCCACCGAGCAGCTGGTCTGCgctttga
- the LOC124412511 gene encoding protein kibra isoform X3, whose protein sequence is MDPQFTLCVLVPAQRYQNYIEEYNQSYHYQQQQQIYENSVSQYHMKMCYHNDYENDEQIQQFYWEQCYRQNCSDAEAYYYCEYAKKEIYDVKQQRLCLAQDEYNHLNNALTTLGASRTSLCSSSSSLSTKYDPDLLKSDVALARSRVSRLKRELEQIRAEMNCTQRGVDTLASVEQKLNAHNGGCYNITEAQAIMTELRNIQKSLSSGEKEKAELMQSLAQLKDELTRLQLCEGSPDASTLSLPQEKLSTASQTDLSGELVPIGTRLAEMARMRLQYDEARKRIQHIQQQLADLEEKVTPGQTESDKDKLLLFQEKEQLLRELRSITPRTRTQQDMKEIQCEIRRLEQDLNNALELSNKTITDRVRLHEEKQLLLQQLRDALRSMALLEGQLKTLSASTLSVSSSSSLGSLSTTSSKGSLSSGLSFTDIYGGPQYLGPVQQERPVDMVDLHRRVERLLRGSDQNLGNLGTPSPGRSQPSLSPRSSLSSVSPPVSPLYENAPMGPPPAYEQVEQQRRQQRLLASASPLDRNQLEDKLAELRLSQQAIQEQLSANSEHSKLSPQPPVEFQSGNMSQGSGLGRPAMPLPQEPPLSPISETPPPLGTRSRASSSGTNTRSVSAAVSDESVAGDSGVFEASNRRRLSGLLGVDPLALGEMNLETAQVQIKLRYSVSDGLLHIGIERARNLAALFIPDNTQVYIKAALLPMQPPVSHMYCTKPVTDLRKPTFGETFPISVPLNKLYTKTLQVNVWCTGGESEECLGSAQVSLADFSHESPSVKWYNILSFRFMQPSTSDTTSNGSTVANKQGKHDKQESDVSMYRSTQTQNAKEESSDESTIISSQTSTLTRNQGCEELQTAVALRLEELANCLGSPEEEDEDGDSDSGSEDSDQEGIIVEFMLEDNVLEDVLEHEEDEELAEEENQTQDKETNTECIFIPEQGKQRKLSAAGVVPGAIHDDKNSIVIKRSQTFSPSAAVSRNHYICRLNRSDSDSSMPLYRRGGPFQRNSVERRSLRWRRPSSALSCKTPSKKSNHPNSTARTSLDLELDLQAQHARLTNLHDELGRLRDLKQRLEQAREKGDTDLATWLLEDHKFQNLMAQAECGKNGKSAEDKKVEKMLKKTSKEIYKLRKTKAGKGKPDIISFKEKMAFFTRVNLNVPVLPSEDLISENMTTLPLLPHRRHMSEPASSQSVGVSKTNVYSVSNNLLTSLTNNASAGSSSVSARTNNTSGAIKTNCVTNKTNSVNHIPANDSGILTTEKLSQPSLDTDSNNKQCQAGQTEVNVKSSEEASESGSGEPKRYEYVVDRVLGVEV, encoded by the exons ATGGACCCTCAGTTTACCCTCTGTGTCCTCGTCCCTGCTCAACGATATCAGAATTACATCGAGGAGTACAATCAGAGTTATCACtatcagcaacagcagcagatATACGAAAATTCTGTATCGCAGTATCACATGAAGATGTGCTACCACAACGATTACGAAAACGACGAACAAATACAACAGTTCTATTGGGAACAGTGCTACAGGCAGAATTGCAGTGACGCCGAGGCTTATTACTATTGTGAATAC GCGAAGAAGGAAATCTACGATGTCAAACAGCAGAGGCTGTGCCTTGCTCAAGACGAATACAATCACCTCAACAATGCTCTTACAACCCTCGGAGCTTCTCGCACAAGTC TGTGCTCCAGCTCGAGTTCTTTGAGTACGAAGTACGACCCGGACTTACTCAAGTCCGATGTCGCCCTCGCCAGGAGTCGCGTTTCGCGGCTCAAGCGAGAACTGGAGCAAATTCGCGCAGAGATGAACTGTACCCAACGAGGAGTCGATACTCTTGCTAG CGTGGAGCAAAAGTTGAACGCGCACAACGGTGGATGTTACAACATCACGGAGGCTCAGGCCATCATGACCGAGTTGAGGAACATACAGAAATCCCTTAGCTCTGGTGAAAAGGAAAAGGCTGAGCTTATGCAGTCGTTGGCACAGCTTAAGGACGAGCTGACGAGGCTACAACTGTGCGAAGGAAGTCCTGACGCGAGCACACTGAGTCTTCCTCAGGAGAAACTAAGCACAGCATCCCAGACGGACTTGTCCGGCGAGTTGGTACCCATCGGTACTAGGCTGGCCGAGATGGCCAGGATGAGATTGCAGTACGACGAAGCGAGGAAAAGGATACAACATATCCAGCAGCAGCTTGCTGATCTTGAGGAAAAGGTGACTCCCGGTCAGACGGAAAGCGACAAGGACAAGCTGTTGTTGTTCCAGGAGAAAGAACAGCTTCTAAGGGAACTGAGGAGTATAACACCGAGGACAAGAACTCAGCAGGACATGAAGGAGATACAGTGCGAAATAAGGAGGCTGGAACAGGACCTGAACAACGCGCTTGAGTTGTCCAACAAAACTATCACGGACAGAGTACGACTCCACGAGGAAAAACAGCTGCTGCTACAGCAGCTCAGAGATGCTCTGAGGTCCATGGCTCTGTTGGAGGGTCAGCTTAAGACCCTCAGTGCCAGCACCTTGTCCGTAAGCAGTAGCTCAAGTTTGGGCAGTCTCAGCACGACGAGCAGCAAAGGTTCACTTAGCTCTGGTCTAAGTTTCACCGACATTTACGGAGGCCCGCAATATCTCGGACCTGTTCAACAGGAGAGGCCGGTGGACATGGTCGATCTTCACAGACGAGTCGAGAGACTGCTCAGGGGTTCGGATCAGAACTTGGGCAACCTCGGAACACCATCCCCTGGAAGGTCTCAGCCAAGTCTATCGCCAAGGTCCAGTTTGTCCAGTGTTAGTCCGCCGGTGTCGCCTCTCTACGAGAATGCACCCATGGGTCCACCACCTGCGTACGAACAGGTAGAACAGCAGAGGAGGCAGCAGAGGCTTCTCGCCTCGGCTTCGCCCCTGGATCGTAATCAACTGGAAGACAAACTGGCTGAGCTCAGGCTGAGCCAGCAAGCGATTCAGGAACAGTTGTCGGCGAATTCCGAGCACTCGAAACTCAGCCCGCAACCGCCGGTAGAATTTCAGTCCGGGAACATGTCGCAGGGGAGCGGATTGGGCAGGCCGGCAATGCCTTTGCCGCAGGAACCGCCGTTGTCACCTATTAGTGAAACACCTCCGCCACTCGGAACTAGGTCTAGGGCGAGCAGTTCTGGCACTAATACTAGATCCGTGTCGGCGGCGGTTTCCGACGAAAGTGTCGCCGGGGACTCTGGTGTTTTTGAAGCCTCGAACAGGAGACGATTGTCCGGATTACTTGGCGTTGATCCGCTTGCTCTTGGAGAAATGAACCTGGAGACGGCGCAGGTTCAAATCAAGCTaag GTATTCAGTAAGCGACGGATTGCTGCACATTGGAATAGAACGTGCAAGAAACTTGGCTGCGCTATTTATTCCTGACAACACGCAAgt ATATATTAAAGCAGCCTTACTCCCGATGCAACCTCCAGTCAGTCATATGTACTGCACAAAGCCTGTAACAGACTTGCGAAAACCTACATTTGGAGAAACATTCCCCATATCTGTACCGCTTAACAAATTATACACAAAAACCTTGCAAGTCAATGTTTGGTGCACTGGTGGTGAATCTGAGGAGTGCTTG ggTTCAGCCCAAGTCTCGCTGGCAGACTTCAGTCATGAATCACCGAGCGTCAAGTGGTACAACATCCTCTCCTTCCGCTTTATGCAGCCATCTACATCCGATACGACAAGTAACGGTAGTACAGTCGCTAACAAGCAGGGTAAACATGACAAACAAGAGTCAGATGTTTCAATGTACAGAAGTACTCAAACCCAAAATGCAAAGGAGGAAAGTAGCGACGAGAGTACCATAATAAGTTCCCAAACTTCTACCTTAACACGGAATCAGGGATGCGAAGAATTGCAAACAGCCGTGGCCCTACGTCTTGAAGAATTGGCCAACTGCCTTGGAAGTCCCGAGGAGGAAGATGAAGATGGGGATAGCGATAGCGGAAGTGAAGATAGTGACCAGGAGGGAATTATTGTAGAGTTTATGTTAGAGGACAACGTTCTAGAAGATGTGTTGGAGCATGAG GAGGACGAAGAACTTGCGGAAGAAGAGAATCAAACACAGGACAAGGAAACGAACACAGAGTGTATTTTCATTCCCGAACAAGGAAAGCAACGAAAACTGTCAGCCGCAGGTGTTGTTCCTGGAGCTATTCATGATGATAAGAATTCCATTGTCATTAAACGAAGCCAAACTTTCTCTCCCAGCGCAGCTGTCAGCAGAAATCATTACATTTGCAGG TTGAACCGCAGTGACAGTGACAGCAGTATGCCACTTTATAGGCGCGGTGGTCCTTTCCAGCGGAACTCGGTTGAGAGACGTTCTTTGCGTTGGCGACGACCGTCTTCTGCCTTGAGCTGTAAAACACcttcgaaaaaatcaaatcatccTAATTCAACAGCAAGAACTTCTCTGGATCTTGAATTAGACCTACAAGCACAGCACGCAAGGCTGACCAATTTGCATGACGAATTGGGTAGATTAAGGGATTTAAAACAGAGGCTTGAACAGGCCAGAGAAAAGGGGGACACGGATCTTGCTACGTGGCTGTTGGAAGatcacaaatttcaaaatctcatGGCACAAGCTGAGTGCGGGAAGAACGGGAAAAGTGCCGAGGATaaaaaggtggaaaaaatgttgaagaagACGTCTAAGGAAATATATAAGTTGCGAAAAACTAAAGCTGGCAAGGGAAAACCAGATATTATTTCCTTCAA GGAAAAAATGGCATTCTTTACACGCGTTAACCTGAATGTACCGGTGCTACCTTCGGAGGATTTGATATCTGAGAATATGACAACCCTGCCGTTACTTCCGCATAGAAGACATATGTCGGAACCAGCGAGCAGCCAATCTGTTGGAGTTTCTAAAACCAATGTTTATAGTGTGTCAAATAATCTATTGACTAGTTTAACAAATAACGCGTCAGCTGGTTCTTCAAGTGTCAGCGCAAGAACAAATAATACTAGTGGtgcgattaaaacaaattgtgttacaaacaaaacaaatagTGTAAATCATATTCCCGCAAATGACTCTGGAATCTTGACGACGGAAAAATTGAGTCAACCCAGCCTAGATACGGACAGTAACAATAAACAGTGTCAGGCTGGTCAGACCGAAGTTAATGTAAAATCGTCGGAAGAAGCGTCGGAGAGTGGTAGCGGAGAACCTAAAAGGTACGAGTACGTTGTAGATCGAGTACTAGGTGTCGaagtgtaa